From Musa acuminata AAA Group cultivar baxijiao chromosome BXJ3-8, Cavendish_Baxijiao_AAA, whole genome shotgun sequence, one genomic window encodes:
- the LOC103993372 gene encoding uncharacterized protein LOC103993372 has product MALRSLDNALPTSMERPRKVAKVATPPPPAVAKKPAPAELAPDSRVSEEKAPPLPAVEQSVEYVVSEEITPLSDPHTKMAVLLDELNSKDWMSVCQALNDLRRMALHHSSYLVPILGNVAEVIVKAMKSPRSALCKTSIMASTDIFHSFGHLLLSTTEENAFDQLLLQLLLKASQDKRFVCEEAEKALEKMAISTSPLPLLKKLQSYVHHANLRVRAKAAVAMSKCVSKMGIEVMKEFGLATLLQMAAELLNDRLPEAREAARSMIYSMYGEFSNDSDLKKDDDESSAAESWQNFCFSSLAPIAAQSVAKIVSL; this is encoded by the exons atggCTCTGAGATCCCTCGACAACGCTCTCCCCACGTCCATGGAGCGGCCCAGGAAGGTCGCCAAGGTCGCCACCCCTCCTCCTCCCGCGGTGGCCAAGAAACCTGCCCCCGCCGAGCTTGCTCCCGATTCCCGCGTGAGCGAGGAGAAAGCGCCTCCGCTCCCGGCCGTGGAGCAGTCCGTCGAGTACGTCGTTTCCGAGGAGATTACTCCCCTTTCCGATCCCCACACCAAGATGGCG GTTTTGTTGGATGAACTGAATTCGAAAGATTGGATGAGCGTGTGTCAAGCGCTGAATGATTTACGCCGGATGGCTCTTCATCACTCTTCCTATTTGGTCCCGATCTT AGGAAATGTGGCAGAAGTGATTGTTAAAGCAATGAAAAGTCCAAGGAGTGCACTTTGCAAGACATCAATCATGGCTTCAACTGATATCTTTCATTCCTTTGGTCATCTCTTGCTGTCTACAACTGAGGAAAATGCTTTCGACCAGCTG CTGCTGCAGCTTTTGCTAAAAGCATCTCAAGACAAGCGATTCGTCTGTGAAGAAGCTGAAAAGGCACTCGAGAAAATGGCCATTTCCACATCCCCTCTTCCCTTACTCAAGAAGCTCCAGTCTTATGTGCATCATGCTAACCTTAGAGTCAGGGCCAAAGCTGCAGTTGCCATGTCAAAATGTGTCTCCAAGATG GGCATTGAAGTTATGAAAGAGTTTGGACTTGCAACTCTTCTTCAAATGGCAGCTGAATTGCTTAATGACAGACTGCCTGAAGCACGTGAAGCAGCTCGGAGCATGATTTACTCCATGTATGGTGAATTTTCAAATGACAGTGATCTGAAGAAGGATGATGATGAATCATCTGCAGCAGAGTCATGGCAAAATTTCTGTTTTTCAAGCTTGGCTCCCATTGCAGCACAGTCGGTAGCGAAGATTGTTTCGCTATAG
- the LOC135645294 gene encoding probable E3 ubiquitin-protein ligase BAH1-like 1 isoform X2 produces the protein MKFCKRYEDYMRGRREKELPALGLKQLKKILKRCGREFQSQHQKQDDGGGSKFAGNCAASGFRKLIMWLRGKSPKNDGALIQEGKDLVAYAIINSIAMRKILKKYDKVHCSKQGQAFRSKAPSMHIEILQSPWLCELMAFYINLRQSKLKNEAITELYNDCSLTCDDDGKPTLSCGLFDSMQIEIDLTCSICLNTVFDPVALTCGHLFCYMCCCAAASITIVDGLKAADPKTKCPLCRQEGVNAGAMHLVELNILLSQSCPEYWEKRCQTERVERVRQAKEHWQSLCREFMALALTLRLA, from the exons ATGAAGTTTTGCAAGAGATACGAGGACTACATGCGGGGGAGGAGGGAGAAGGAGCTGCCTGCCCTTGGATTGAAGCAGCTAAAGAAAATATTGAAGAGGTGTGGGAGAGAATTCCAGTCCCAGCATCAGAAGCAAGATGATGGAGGAGGGAGCAAATTTGCCGGCAATTGTGCAG CATCAGGCTTTCGGAAGCTTATTATGTGGCTCAGAGGCAAGTCTCCGAAGAATGATGGAGCATTGATACAAGAAGGGAAGGACCTCGTTGCATATGCTATCATAAACTCCATTGCCATGAGAAAAATACTGAAGAAGTATGACAAG GTTCATTGCTCGAAGCAAGGGCAGGCATTCAGATCCAAAGCACCCAGTATGCATATCGAGATCCTCCAATCACCATGGCTGTGTGAGCTAATGGCCTTTTACATTAACTTGAGGCAAAGCAAACTTAAGAACGAAGCCATCACCGAACTATATAATGACTGCTCGCTTACATGTGATGATGATGGCAAACCAACACTTTCATGTGGCCTCTTTGATTCTATGCAGATTGAAATCGACTTGACGTGTTCGATTTGTTTG AACACCGTCTTCGATCCTGTTGCTCTCACTTGTGGCCATCTATTCTGCTACATGTGTTGTTGTGCTGCTGCATCGATAAcgatagttgatggtttaaaggcaGCAGACCCTAAAACAAAATGTCCTCTTTGTCGACAG GAAGGAGTAAATGCTGGTGCAATGCATTTAGTTGAGTTAAACATCTTGCTCAGTCAAAG CTGCCCTGAATACTGGGAGAAGCGATGCCAGACTGAGAGAGTAGAACGCGTTCGTCAGGCAAAGGAGCATTGGCAATCTCTGTGTCGAGAATTCATGG CTTTGGCCCTGACTCTAAGGTTAGCATGA
- the LOC135645294 gene encoding probable E3 ubiquitin-protein ligase BAH1-like 1 isoform X1 encodes MKFCKRYEDYMRGRREKELPALGLKQLKKILKRCGREFQSQHQKQDDGGGSKFAGNCAVCDGTFFPSLHKEMSAVVVCFNQHAQKLLKLHLASGFRKLIMWLRGKSPKNDGALIQEGKDLVAYAIINSIAMRKILKKYDKVHCSKQGQAFRSKAPSMHIEILQSPWLCELMAFYINLRQSKLKNEAITELYNDCSLTCDDDGKPTLSCGLFDSMQIEIDLTCSICLNTVFDPVALTCGHLFCYMCCCAAASITIVDGLKAADPKTKCPLCRQEGVNAGAMHLVELNILLSQSCPEYWEKRCQTERVERVRQAKEHWQSLCREFMALALTLRLA; translated from the exons ATGAAGTTTTGCAAGAGATACGAGGACTACATGCGGGGGAGGAGGGAGAAGGAGCTGCCTGCCCTTGGATTGAAGCAGCTAAAGAAAATATTGAAGAGGTGTGGGAGAGAATTCCAGTCCCAGCATCAGAAGCAAGATGATGGAGGAGGGAGCAAATTTGCCGGCAATTGTGCAG TTTGTGATGGCACTTTCTTCCCCTCCCTACACAAGGAGATGTCAGCTGTTGTTGTTTGCTTTAATCAACATGCTCAGAAGCTACTTAAATTGCATTTAGCATCAGGCTTTCGGAAGCTTATTATGTGGCTCAGAGGCAAGTCTCCGAAGAATGATGGAGCATTGATACAAGAAGGGAAGGACCTCGTTGCATATGCTATCATAAACTCCATTGCCATGAGAAAAATACTGAAGAAGTATGACAAG GTTCATTGCTCGAAGCAAGGGCAGGCATTCAGATCCAAAGCACCCAGTATGCATATCGAGATCCTCCAATCACCATGGCTGTGTGAGCTAATGGCCTTTTACATTAACTTGAGGCAAAGCAAACTTAAGAACGAAGCCATCACCGAACTATATAATGACTGCTCGCTTACATGTGATGATGATGGCAAACCAACACTTTCATGTGGCCTCTTTGATTCTATGCAGATTGAAATCGACTTGACGTGTTCGATTTGTTTG AACACCGTCTTCGATCCTGTTGCTCTCACTTGTGGCCATCTATTCTGCTACATGTGTTGTTGTGCTGCTGCATCGATAAcgatagttgatggtttaaaggcaGCAGACCCTAAAACAAAATGTCCTCTTTGTCGACAG GAAGGAGTAAATGCTGGTGCAATGCATTTAGTTGAGTTAAACATCTTGCTCAGTCAAAG CTGCCCTGAATACTGGGAGAAGCGATGCCAGACTGAGAGAGTAGAACGCGTTCGTCAGGCAAAGGAGCATTGGCAATCTCTGTGTCGAGAATTCATGG CTTTGGCCCTGACTCTAAGGTTAGCATGA
- the LOC135645294 gene encoding probable E3 ubiquitin-protein ligase BAH1-like 1 isoform X3 — protein MKFCKRYEDYMRGRREKELPALGLKQLKKILKRCGREFQSQHQKQDDGGGSKFAGNCAGFRKLIMWLRGKSPKNDGALIQEGKDLVAYAIINSIAMRKILKKYDKVHCSKQGQAFRSKAPSMHIEILQSPWLCELMAFYINLRQSKLKNEAITELYNDCSLTCDDDGKPTLSCGLFDSMQIEIDLTCSICLNTVFDPVALTCGHLFCYMCCCAAASITIVDGLKAADPKTKCPLCRQEGVNAGAMHLVELNILLSQSCPEYWEKRCQTERVERVRQAKEHWQSLCREFMALALTLRLA, from the exons ATGAAGTTTTGCAAGAGATACGAGGACTACATGCGGGGGAGGAGGGAGAAGGAGCTGCCTGCCCTTGGATTGAAGCAGCTAAAGAAAATATTGAAGAGGTGTGGGAGAGAATTCCAGTCCCAGCATCAGAAGCAAGATGATGGAGGAGGGAGCAAATTTGCCGGCAATTGTGCAG GCTTTCGGAAGCTTATTATGTGGCTCAGAGGCAAGTCTCCGAAGAATGATGGAGCATTGATACAAGAAGGGAAGGACCTCGTTGCATATGCTATCATAAACTCCATTGCCATGAGAAAAATACTGAAGAAGTATGACAAG GTTCATTGCTCGAAGCAAGGGCAGGCATTCAGATCCAAAGCACCCAGTATGCATATCGAGATCCTCCAATCACCATGGCTGTGTGAGCTAATGGCCTTTTACATTAACTTGAGGCAAAGCAAACTTAAGAACGAAGCCATCACCGAACTATATAATGACTGCTCGCTTACATGTGATGATGATGGCAAACCAACACTTTCATGTGGCCTCTTTGATTCTATGCAGATTGAAATCGACTTGACGTGTTCGATTTGTTTG AACACCGTCTTCGATCCTGTTGCTCTCACTTGTGGCCATCTATTCTGCTACATGTGTTGTTGTGCTGCTGCATCGATAAcgatagttgatggtttaaaggcaGCAGACCCTAAAACAAAATGTCCTCTTTGTCGACAG GAAGGAGTAAATGCTGGTGCAATGCATTTAGTTGAGTTAAACATCTTGCTCAGTCAAAG CTGCCCTGAATACTGGGAGAAGCGATGCCAGACTGAGAGAGTAGAACGCGTTCGTCAGGCAAAGGAGCATTGGCAATCTCTGTGTCGAGAATTCATGG CTTTGGCCCTGACTCTAAGGTTAGCATGA
- the LOC135645077 gene encoding phytochrome A-associated F-box protein-like, with protein MIGPKNIRSNRGSFRRRPLESRPSQFCPEPFVCNRERKRKDLIFVTTMTLPSSSSSSAATTTTASGGAFCPFALLSDDIVLNILAKLETDPRDWARLACVSSRLSSLVRTVCCPSRCSRSLPSDLLPSTAASAAWPSLHKLCVCCPGLLRAGVLLEHSDFGLERDIGPHRSVPICSSSSTSSSCPPIPPSQIHPETADSCWSLFDDLCSDTIYDHSELQDAALSPIDSSPSETTVRVGSGATKKRKKHQVGPAGAHLASGPWTVSREQGNKLLASRFRGDCLYMCDWPGCVHAEEKRKYMLFRGVFKNFKRSRVWKTISDSNRGKIALGCAFCGCRETWDLHSAFCLRRVFGFHDDGEPVVRAYVCENGHVSGAWTERPLYS; from the coding sequence ATGATAGGACCCAAAAATATAAGAAGCAATAGAGGCTCGTTTCGTCGTCGACCCCTCGAATCCCGTCCCTCTCAATTTTGCCCTgaaccctttgtttgcaacagagAACGAAAAAGAAAAGATCTCATTTTTGTCACTACGATGACcctaccctcctcctcctcctcttccgccgCCACCACCACGACCGCCTCCGGCGGAGCCTTTTGCCCCTTCGCCCTCCTGTCCGACGACATCGTCCTCAATATCCTCGCCAAGCTGGAAACCGACCCCCGCGACTGGGCCCGCCTCGCCTGCGTCTCCTCCCGCCTCTCCTCCCTCGTCCGCACCGTCTGCTGCCCCTCCCGCTGCTCCCGATCCCTCCCCTCCGACCTCCTCCCCTCCACCGCAGCCTCCGCCGCTTGGCCGTCCCTCCACAAACTCTGCGTCTGCTGCCCTGGTCTCCTCCGCGCCGGCGTCCTCCTCGAGCACTCTGACTTCGGCCTCGAGCGTGACATCGGCCCCCATCGCTCCGTCCCCATTTGCTCCTCTTCGTCCACCTCCTCCAGTTGTCCCCCGATTCCCCCGTCCCAGATCCACCCGGAGACCGCTGATTCTTGCTGGTCCCTCTTCGACGACCTCTGCTCTGACACCATCTACGACCATTCCGAGTTGCAAGATGCCGCCCTTTCGCCGATCGATTCATCTCCAAGCGAAACTACCGTCAGAGTCGGCTCCGGTGCcaccaagaagaggaagaaacatCAGGTCGGCCCGGCAGGAGCCCATTTGGCTTCCGGGCCTTGGACTGTCAGCCGCGAGCAGGGGAATAAGCTGCTCGCCAGCCGGTTCAGAGGTGATTGTCTCTACATGTGCGACTGGCCTGGATGCGTTCACGCGGAGGAGAAGCGGAAGTATATGCTGTTTAGAGGGGTGTTCAAGAACTTCAAGCGGTCGAGAGTGTGGAAGACGATAAGCGACTCGAATAGGGGCAAGATTGCGTTGGGCTGTGCATTCTGTGGTTGCAGGGAGACATGGGACCTTCACTCTGCATTTTGCTTGAGGAGGGTCTTTGGATTTCATGATGACGGCGAGCCAGTGGTCAGGGCATATGTTTGTGAAAATGGGCATGTCTCAGGGGCATGGACTGAGAGGCCATTGTACTCTTAA